The sequence below is a genomic window from Flavobacterium lipolyticum.
AAGTTTTCGTTTGTACTACAACAAAAATCTATTTATACTCATTTACTCCTTCTACCACCGCTTTTTCTGTCAAAGCCATTAAATCGGCAAAATCATAATCTTTTACGGCCATTGCTTTATGTGCTGTAAAGGTTAAATGATTTCCTAATCCAACCGGAAACATTCCAAAACGAACCATTTTCCATGAATTATTGATACTTACCGGCACTACATAAGCAGACGGTGCATATTTACATAAGATTTTTAAACCGCTTTGTGCAAATTCTTTGGGCTTTCCTGTTTTACTTCTTGTTCCTTCAGGAAAAATTACAGCAGCTCTGGTATTTTTTTCGATATATTCAGACAAGCCTTTGATTACCGGAATCGCTTGTTTAGGGTCTTTTCGGTCGATTAAGACAGATCCTCCGTGGCGTAAATTAAAAGACACACTCGGAATTCCGCTTCCTAACTCTTTCTTACTTACAAATTTACAATGAAATCGTCTAAAGTACCAAATCATTGTTACGATATCGTACATACTTTGGTGATTTGCAACAAAAATGATTGGAACTCCCTTTGGTATATCGGCTACTCCGGTAACAGTGTACCTTGTTCCCACCAGATTGGTACATCTTAACAGGAAGAAATTCAGATAATCTACGCTTTTTTTATGCGCCTGGTACCCAAAAACATTCAGGCAGAACCATTGTATCGGGTGAAATACCGCCAGACAAAAACCAAAACACAAGTAATAAATTACGGAAATGGGGTACGAAATTATCTTTTGCATGCTTAAAAAATTAATGCCCAAAAGTAATAAATAAATATTTAGCGGTATAAAAATTGAAAACAATAACCGTTTTTCTGGTTTAATTGTACCTTTGCCCTAAAATTTGCAAATTTTTTCTGAATTAAATAGAGTTCTTACACGTTGTTTAATTGTTTAGAATCAGATAAAAAAATCGTAAATTTGACAATAAACTTCTTTTTAAGTAAGTCATGAGAAATAAGATCGCCCGCTTTGTAATAAAGCAACATAAAGAAAAACTTGGCGCTAATGAAACAGATATTCTAATAAGATCTGCTTCGAGAAGTTCAAGTTATGCCATTAGAGAATCTAAAGCTTTGGGACTAACTATAAAATCAATATCAGACAGAAAAATAATTGAAAGGCTCCCAAATGGAGAAATTAAGATCATTCGAAATCTTCAACAAAAGAAAGATACTGATAAAGGTTTGAAAAAAGGAATGATTTTATGCAGGAAATAAAGAAAAGACTGAGAATATTTGCCGGACCGAACGGATCTGGAAAGAGCACTCTTTTTGAAGAATTTTCTAAACATTACAATACGGGCTATTTTATAAATGCAGATTACCTCGAAAAGATCTTGCGAACTAAAGGCTTAATAGATTTAGATTCGTATGAACTAAAATCTTCTCAGAAAGAATTACAAAATTTCTACAAAAAAGAAAACACAAAAACGCTAATAAATACTGCCAATGAAAAAGGTTTTCAAATATCTCTTGAGATAAAAGAAAACTTTATAGTATCAGTTTCTAAAGATCCTAATAGTTATGAAGGCTCACTTATTTCCTCTTTTCTAAGAGAAAAACTTCTTAAAGAAAATAAAAGCTTTTGCTTTGAAACGGTTATGAGCCATATTTCAAAACTAGAAGATATTAGTATAGCAAATGCTCTGGGCTATACTTCATACTTATATTTTGTGTGCATAGACGATCCGGAAGTAAATATCTCTCGTGTTGAAAACAGAGTTCAAAAAGGTGGACACGCCGTTGACAGTGAAATTATAAAAAACAGATACAAACGAACTTTAAACAATTTGTTTCCCGCAATCGAAATTTCAAACAAGACCTTCTTATTTGATAATTCTGGCGAAAAACTCACTTTAATAGCTGAAATAAACAATGGTAATTCATTAAAACTTCATATAAATGAAGAAGATTTTCCAAATTGGTTCAAAGAATTTGTATTAAATCACTTCATATAAAAACAGCTATTGTACCTTTACCCTAAAATTTGCAAATTTTTTCTGAATTAAATGAACTTCACTTACCCTAAAAATGAACGCTTAAAGAGCAAGACCACAATAAGTTTACTGTTTTCTGAAGGGAAATCGGTTTCAAAATATCCTTTGCGTTTGGTTTATGCTCCGGCGGAAGAAAATTCACCAGAAAAAATCAAAATTGGCGTTTCGGTTTCTAAAAAATACTTCAAAAAAGCCGTAGACCGAAATTACTTCAAACGCGTTCTAAGAGAAACGTACCGACTCAACAAACATTTACTTTTGGATAACATTCCACAGCCCTACTCCTTGATGTTTTTTTATCAAACGAAAGACAGACTGCCTTATGAAGAAATCAACACCAAGACCATTCAGCTGTTTGAAAAATTCCTTCAGCAAGTAAACAAAAGCGCTGATTCTGAAAATAAAACAGAATTGTAATTCGTTTACGACAACTTTATTTATCAAATTATACGAAAAATTATAAAAAAATTGTAGTTTTAAATTTAATTTGAAATATTATGCGCTATATTTTCTTTTTATTCTTGCTTTTTTTAGGCTTTTCGAGTTGCAGTAAAAATGAAGAATCTTCTGCTAATATGAGGATTAGCGCTGTCAAGCTTACTCCAAAAAATGAATCCGCTCCAGCGTCAGATGCACAGTATGACCCTGCTGCTCCGGAGATTACACAAAAAATTATCAAACAGGCTTCTCTTCGATTTGAAACCAATGATTTAGAAGATACTTTCAAACAAATCCAAACTGCGATTGTTGCCAATAAAGCCTCCATTCAGAATGATTCTGAAGGCAAAGAATATGACAACATTTACAGAACCTTAACGATTCGCGTTCCCAGTGCAAACTTTGATTCTTTTATAAATGCGGTTTCTAAGGGTGTTTCGTACTTTGAACAAAAAGAGATTTCTGCAGAAAATGTTACCGAACAATACATTGACTTAACTTCAAGATTAAACACAAAACGCAAACTTGAAGCCCGCTATTTGGAGATTTTACAAAAAGCCACTAAGATTAGTGAAATTCTGGAAATTGAAAAACAGATTTCGGCTATTCGTGAAGAAATTGAAGCCAAAGAAGGGCAATTGAAATATCTCGAAAGCCGCGTTTCAGAAAGTACTGTAACGATATCATTTTACAAAACCATAGCTCAAAAACAAGGCGTTAAGATTTCTTATGGTTCTAAAATATGGACTGCTATTCAATCCGGATTTTTCAGCCTGTCCGATTTTTTAATTTCGATCATTAGTATATGGCCGTTTATAATCGTATTTTGCGTACTTGTCTACTTTATTAGAAAAAGATTTAAAAGAAAAAAAATATAATCATGTATCCTTATTTCAAGAAGAAATTCATCATACCTGCTGTTGCTGCAGGGTTTTTATTTATCGGAACCAGTTTCAAAGACGACTTTTTCGAAATTGCCAAACAAATCGAAATTTTCACGACTCTGTTTAAAGCGGTAAACACGAATTATGTTGACGAGACTAACCCGGGTGACCTGATGGACAAAGCCATTAAAAGCATGCTGAGCAGTCTGGATCCTTATACGGTTTATTTTAACGAACAGGATGTTGTGAATTTTAAAATCAACAATACGGGAGAATATACCGGAATTGGAGCTTTGATCTCAAGAAAAAAAGACCGTTTGATTGTTCGTGAACCTTATAAAAACTATCCTGCCGACAAGGCCGGACTGAAAGCCGGAGATGAGATCATTCAGATCGGTGATGTTTTGATCGCCGACTTTAAAGATGACGCTTCGCAATTAATGAAGGGAACTAAAAACACGAAAATCAACATCAAATACCTCAGACAAGGACAAACCTTCACCACTCAACTGGTTTTAGACGAAGTGGATATTAAGTCGGTTCCGTTTTTTGGAAAGATCGATGCTAAAACAGGCTATATTGTTCTGGCGCACTTTAGCAGAAAGGCATCCAACGAGGTGAAAGATGCATTGGAAAAACTGAAAGCGGACGGCGCTACACAAATCGTACTTGATTTAAGAGGGAATCCGGGTGGTTTGCTCAATGAAGCTATTGATATTTGTAATTTATTTGTTCCGAAGAATGAGGTTATTGTAACGACAAAATCAAGAATCGAAAAGCACAACAACATTTATAAAACAACTAAAGAACCTGTTGATACTTCTATTCCTTTGGCCATTTTAGTCAATGGCAGAAGTGCTTCAGCCTCAGAAATTGTTTCTGGAGCTTTACAGGATTTAGACCGTGCCGTGATTCTGGGAAGCCGCAGTTTCGGAAAAGGTTTGGTACAGCGCTCTGTTGATTTAACTTACGGAACTCAGTTGAAAGTGACAATCTCCCGTTATTACACGCCTTCCGGACGTTGTATTCAGGCATTGGATTATGCCCACAAAGACAAAAATGGTGTAGCGCAAAAAACGGATGCTAAAAACTTTAATGCTTTTAAAACCCGAAAAGGAAGAACGGTTTATGATGGTGGTGGTGTTTTACCGGATATCGAACTGGACGAAACTAAAATGAGTCCGATTACAACGGCCTTGCTAAAAAATGACGGGATCTTTGATTATGCTACCACGTACTATTATAAGAATCCAAACTTAGGAGACAAAACACCAATCCTTACTGATGCTGATTACAGTAGTTTCAAGCAGTTCCTGAAAACCAACAAAATTAGTTTTGACACGGAATCAGAAGTGGCGTTAAAAAATATGATGGCTGCAGCCAAAAATGAAAAAATCGACGAAACTATTGCTACAGAATACCAACAGTTACAGGCAGCTCTTGAAAAAAGTGAAAGTACTTTACTGGATAAAAATCAAAAGGAAATCAGAAACCTGATACTGGAAGAACTGATTAAAAGATATCAGTATCAGGAAGGCTTGTATCAATATTACATTAAAAATAATTCAGAAATTAAAAAAGCAGTAAATGTATTAAATAACCAAACCGAGTATAAAACGATTTTAAAAATGTAAAAGAATGAAACTTTACAGACCCCTATTTCTGTTTCTTATTTACAATTTATCGGCACAGCAAAAACCTATTGAAACCATTTATTTCGAATTTGACAAGTTCGATCTTACACCAAAACAAACCGAAGTTGTAAACCGTTTTATTAAAAATATCGACACCTCTAAAGTTGAGTCGGTACAAATATATGGCTATTGTGATGATCGCGGAAACGACGAATACAACTTTCGTTTGTCTAACAATCGGGCGGCAACCATTCAGAACTTCTTGGTTCGCGCGGGCTTCAACCATGGCAAAATTGTTATTTTAGAAGGCAAAGGCCGTGTGATTCTAAGGCCTGACACTATCGAAAATTTACACGAAACCCGTTCCCGAAATCGGCGGGTTGACTTAATTGCTGTAAAGAAAAACAGCTTTGGTAAAGGAATTTACAACTCATTCCCTAACAAACTTAAAATTGGTAACAAGATCTTCTTAGACAATATTTTGTTTGATATTGGAAGTTCAAAACTTACTCCAAATTCTAAAAAAGAATTAGATAAAGTTGCCGCAATTTTAGAAAAACAAAAGGGTTTAAAATTCGAAATCAGAGGTCATGTTTGCTGTACCCCTGATATCTACTCCGACGGAATTGACAGAGCCACCAATGAAAGAAGACTTTCCTGGAACCGTGCCAAAACTGTTTTTCACTACCTCAGCTCAAAAAAAATCTCCAAAAACCGAATGACTTATCAGGGTTGCGGAAATAAATACCCGCTGGGAAAAGGTGAAAATCTAGATCGTCGTGTTGAATTTTTGATTACTAAGATTTAAAAACAATAATCTTCTAGCTCTTTTCTGTTACTAAATATTCTTTTGCTTTTTCCAAAACCTCATCTTTCCCTTCCTGAATTCCTTTAACTGTTGGACGAACCTCTATATCGATCTTGACCCCTTTTCTTTGTGTCTCAGTTCCATCGGGGTAAAAAACACCTAGTCCGCTTATAGCCGTTACAAAGCCAGAAAATTCAAATCGGGACACATCACCATCCGCTGCTGCGGTCTGGCTACCAATAGTAGTAACATTATCACCCGCTTGTAAAAGCATAGTCACAAACTCTGCTCTGCTTTGGGTCTCTTCATTAACTAGCAAAACTACTTTTCCTCTATAATATGATTTTTTTAATGGCTCTATCACAAGAGATTTTTTCCAAAAAAATCTTCCCGGATATTTTAAATCTGGCGCTAAACACTTCACATACTCCTTACTTTCAAAACTTAATCTTCTGGCGATTCTGTAAGGCATCAATGGAGGGTAGTTTCTAAGATCTATGATTAAAGCTTTTGTCGATTTCAGCTTATCCATAATTTCTTCCTGATCATTTGCTTCTATATTAGCCAAATTGATATATCCAATGTTGTTTGCATCCAGATTAAATTTTTCTTTGGTGCGGCTCAAATTTGATTTTAAATCTGATCCTTTATACCGTTTTACTGTTTTTAATACAAAATCATTATCTCTTCTTATTTTAACTTTTACTGAATCCGTTGAACCATTAAACAACTGGTAGTTATAATTCTTAGCTTTGGTATTACTATTTGAACCGTTTACGTATTTTTTTCGGTCAGCCATTATTTCCAATGCATTCACACCATCAATTTCTTCAATAATATCACCTTTTCTGATATCATTTATTCTCGCGAGTGAATCATTGTAAATCCCAACAATAACGACTTTATTCTCTATCACATTACTGAAGGCCGGAATGTACTTTTTACCAAAAAACTCAAAATTCTTATTCGTATACAAACTTGCATGTGTGTCGTCGATTTTAATAACTGTTTCAAGCAACACCAATTGATATTCAGTTGCGTTATTAACTTTTTCAAACCTTGGAATCATTTCCTCCAGAACTGTACTCCATTTTTGATCCGTTAAATATTTATACGGAAAGAAATATTCAATGGTATTCCAATATTTGAACAAACTTAGTAACCGATAATTTTTTTCCGGATATTCAAAATCTTTATATTTTGATTCGTTTCTGACTTCAACATTTTCTCTTGGGCTTTTGGTGACATAGAAGCTATTACTTTGTGCTCTATTTTCTTCAATGTATCTAAGTTTTCGAGAAAGCTCTGGTGTAAAAACAGCTAAATTATCCATCCAGGAAAGATCGAAGTTTTTATCAAAATAACTCTTTCCAGATATGTTCTGACATGATCTACATTCTTTGACAACCCCCAAACTTGTAATCCAATCCAGATAGATTTTTGATAAATCTTCTCTGTTCTTTGCCCCTTCCACTTTTGGAATCATCATAATCAATTGCTCATCCCAATTGAAATTGCCTCTAGCGACATTAGGGTGGTAGTATTTTAGAAATCCCCAAATTTTTGCCAGACTCGATAGATTTTCGATACGTTGATTTTCATTGCTACTTATCCCTTTACCGTTCCCAAAGCTCAAGACACCAAAAACTAAAAACACAAACACCAGTACTTTTCTTTTCATTTATTATTCTTTTTACTAAACCTCTGCCAAAACCTAAATTAAATAAATCCAGTACTCGAAACTGTTATCTAAATCATAAAAAAAAACCTTATCTACTTAAGTAAGTAAATAAGGGTTTATACTCCTGATAGAATTTTAAAAGATAAAGATACCACTACTATAATCGGTAGTTTGAGTCTTTGGTCAACCTCTTACCATTTCAATATGCTCAATATCATCTTCCAGATACATTTCACTGGTTTGCACGAATCCGTGGCTTTCGTAGAATTTTTTTAAATACAATTGAGCTCCAATCGTAATCGCATCTTTATCAAAATTTGATTTTATAGCCGCAATCGCTTCGCGCATCAGATCGTGTCCCCATTTTCGGTCGCGGTAATTGGCATCTACCACCACACGTCCGATCGAAGCGTTGTCAAAACTAATCCCCGCATCGAATAAACGCACATACGCTACTGTTTTTCCATCGTACTCGCCAATCAGGTGTAATGCTTTCTTGTCTTTACCGTCAAGATCTAAATAAACGCAGTTTTGCTCGACTACAAAGATCTCACTTCTTAATTTGAGCAAATCGTATAGCTCGTTTACATTTAACGCCTCAAAAGGCTTTATTTTCCATTTTAGCTCCATTTGATCTTTGTTTATTGTTTTGTCTTATTGTTTATGGTTCTAACTTACGCTAAAAACAAAATTATACCAAATATTCTTAACTATAAATCCCGATTACAAACTGCAATCGGGATTTATACTTTATGATGGAAGGAGAATCTTATTTTTTCTTCATAATGATTTCCATGCTCTTGAACTCTTCACCATTTTTTACATCAAACATTTCCATTTTACGTGTTTTAGCATCCACAATGGTATAAATTTCTCTGTAGGGTGTCTTTTTACCGTTTACGGGATTAATCATATCTCCTTTTAGCTCCATACTTTTGGTGCTTTCATCGTACTTACCCATGGCCACCAGCATACCGGTTCCCATATTGTCGATAAAAGTGGTGGTGTATTCTTTACTGGCATTGTTATAAGCTAATGTACTTTTACCTTCAAAAGCTTGTCCCATCATGGTTCCCTGATAGTTCGATTCCTGATAACGTCCTCCAAGAATCATTTTAACGTTTGCTGTTGAAGTGGCTTTTTCGGGTTTCCCGTTTGGTTCAGACCAGAAAGTCATGTCACAATTCCAGGTTCCAACCTCATCGGCCATTAATTTATGAGGAGCCCCCGGGGTTGCATACTCCTGCCAGGCTTTCATTTGCGCAGCCGAATCAACCGGCTGTTCTGCTATTGGTTCTTCTTTTTTAATACTATCAGAAGAGCCGACCGTTTCAGTTGCTGTCTTGGCCTCTTTTTTACAGGAGGCAAAACACATGAATAGTACTAATACTGCAATTAAATTTTTCATAATGTTCTGTTTTAATGTTAGTTGTAAAACAAAATTAAGAAAAATTAGTTTGTCACCTCATTACTCCATCCGTAACAGGATTACTATAAAAAACTATGGATTGAAAATATTTATAGTGTTTAGGCATGTTTATCCCTAAATAAAGGATCATTTCTGGACAGATATCCTTCCTTGGGATGAGGCTTTTGCCCTTTCAGGGCGTAAACAAACTTTTACATGCTTCATAGTGCGTTGCACTATGCTTTAGCTGAAGCTCTTTCGGAGCGACGGATTTACCTTTTATCAATTTTAACCGATTTTATAATTGCTTCCAAATCCAGCATTAAATCACGTTCTTCATTGGAGGGGGAATAACAAAATCCTTCGATTACCAGAATTCGGTTGTACATTTCGTCGACAATGGCATAGTTGATAAAGGGTCCGGCCATAAAATCATTCTTAAGTTCCCAGGTACCTTTAGTTTCAAAAGCTTTTTTTCCATCTAATGAAATCGTCGAGAAATAGGGAGCATAAGCCTCTCCCGTAATCATACGTGTTTTGGGTTCTTTCCCTTTGATATAATATCCAACCGAATCCCGCATTCGGATAATGTTGTCTACTACATTTGAACTTTTCTCAAAACTGCGAATCGGAATCTGATAGATGAGCAGACTGGTATTTCCGCTAATGATGTCTTTTTTAAGCCAGATAAAGTTCTTTTTGTGCAACATGTATTCATATCCAACGGGTATCTGAAGATCGATATGAAACTTGTTTTTTATAATGGCCGGATTCAACAGGGATTTACTGTTGTCCTCCTGAATTTTTTTGATCTCGGTATCGCGGATTATTTTGATAATTTGTGCGGAATTGAGTTCGATACTGCAAATGATATCATCTACCGATTTTCCGTAAATTCTAAAAGTATTATGAGGCAGCGAGGCACTGTGTGTGACTTCGAACTTATCAGCGGTGGCTTTTTTTACTACAATAATGCTACGACTGTCGGTAACAAAACCTTCCAGCAAACGAGCCGGATACTGATTGATGGTAAATATGGGTTCTTCCTGTGTAAGTCCTAAAACCGGTGAGGCAAATTTATTTCGAATGCTGTCGCCCACTTCGCCATACCACAATTGATCGTCTATAATGACGGAAATGGTATTGGTTTTTCCAGACACAGTTTCAGTCTGCTTGTCATTTTTAAAACATGAAATGAACAGCAGCGGAAGTAGTACTAATAAAAAATGGGTTTTATTCATTCTCTTAAGTTATGAAATAAAACCCAAATTTATATAAGATTTTGAATTATCCGTTTATTTTAAGTTTCATTCCGGGTTTAATGTCTCCGTCTTTAATATTATTCCATTTTTTAATATCAGAAATAGTCACTCCTGGATATTTTTTAGAAATACTATACAACGAATCTCCTTTTTTAACATAATAGTCTTCACCCAAAGCTTTTGACGTTGCTTTTTTCTTAAACGAATCAATTGAATTGTTTGACGCAATAGCGGTTGTTACAGCATTCTCCTCTACAATTTCAGGAACTGCTTTAGAAATCACTAATGTTTTCCCTAAACCAATATTATTTGAAGTTAGACTATTAAGTTCTTTCAACTCCGCAATAGTCGTACCGAATTTCTTTGCAATGCTGCCTAAATTGTCTCCGGCAGCTACTACATACTCCTGTGGTTGTGCATTATTTTTATCTTTATCATCTGCTGAAGCAATAGCCTCCTCTGATTTTTTATCTATTGCCAATGTTGCTTTAGCTTCTTTAGGATTTTTAACAACTGCCTCTATTTCAGATTTAATTTTTAAATTTCTTCCAAAGGCCACTGAGTTTGATTTCAGATTGTTCCACTTCTTCAGATCTACAATGCTTACGTTATACTTTTCGGCTATTGCTCCCAGATTATCACCTTTACGAACTTTGTAAAACTGAATTTCTTTAGAGGATTCTTCTTTTTCTTTGGCTTTCGCCATGTATTTGGCTCTTGGGGCTGTCCTCATCGCCAGTTGAAC
It includes:
- a CDS encoding DUF4349 domain-containing protein, with protein sequence MRYIFFLFLLFLGFSSCSKNEESSANMRISAVKLTPKNESAPASDAQYDPAAPEITQKIIKQASLRFETNDLEDTFKQIQTAIVANKASIQNDSEGKEYDNIYRTLTIRVPSANFDSFINAVSKGVSYFEQKEISAENVTEQYIDLTSRLNTKRKLEARYLEILQKATKISEILEIEKQISAIREEIEAKEGQLKYLESRVSESTVTISFYKTIAQKQGVKISYGSKIWTAIQSGFFSLSDFLISIISIWPFIIVFCVLVYFIRKRFKRKKI
- a CDS encoding OmpA family protein, which translates into the protein MKLYRPLFLFLIYNLSAQQKPIETIYFEFDKFDLTPKQTEVVNRFIKNIDTSKVESVQIYGYCDDRGNDEYNFRLSNNRAATIQNFLVRAGFNHGKIVILEGKGRVILRPDTIENLHETRSRNRRVDLIAVKKNSFGKGIYNSFPNKLKIGNKIFLDNILFDIGSSKLTPNSKKELDKVAAILEKQKGLKFEIRGHVCCTPDIYSDGIDRATNERRLSWNRAKTVFHYLSSKKISKNRMTYQGCGNKYPLGKGENLDRRVEFLITKI
- a CDS encoding DUF4837 family protein, which produces MNKTHFLLVLLPLLFISCFKNDKQTETVSGKTNTISVIIDDQLWYGEVGDSIRNKFASPVLGLTQEEPIFTINQYPARLLEGFVTDSRSIIVVKKATADKFEVTHSASLPHNTFRIYGKSVDDIICSIELNSAQIIKIIRDTEIKKIQEDNSKSLLNPAIIKNKFHIDLQIPVGYEYMLHKKNFIWLKKDIISGNTSLLIYQIPIRSFEKSSNVVDNIIRMRDSVGYYIKGKEPKTRMITGEAYAPYFSTISLDGKKAFETKGTWELKNDFMAGPFINYAIVDEMYNRILVIEGFCYSPSNEERDLMLDLEAIIKSVKIDKR
- a CDS encoding DUF1579 domain-containing protein; translated protein: MKNLIAVLVLFMCFASCKKEAKTATETVGSSDSIKKEEPIAEQPVDSAAQMKAWQEYATPGAPHKLMADEVGTWNCDMTFWSEPNGKPEKATSTANVKMILGGRYQESNYQGTMMGQAFEGKSTLAYNNASKEYTTTFIDNMGTGMLVAMGKYDESTKSMELKGDMINPVNGKKTPYREIYTIVDAKTRKMEMFDVKNGEEFKSMEIIMKKK
- a CDS encoding lysophospholipid acyltransferase family protein → MQKIISYPISVIYYLCFGFCLAVFHPIQWFCLNVFGYQAHKKSVDYLNFFLLRCTNLVGTRYTVTGVADIPKGVPIIFVANHQSMYDIVTMIWYFRRFHCKFVSKKELGSGIPSVSFNLRHGGSVLIDRKDPKQAIPVIKGLSEYIEKNTRAAVIFPEGTRSKTGKPKEFAQSGLKILCKYAPSAYVVPVSINNSWKMVRFGMFPVGLGNHLTFTAHKAMAVKDYDFADLMALTEKAVVEGVNEYK
- a CDS encoding S41 family peptidase; this encodes MKRKVLVFVFLVFGVLSFGNGKGISSNENQRIENLSSLAKIWGFLKYYHPNVARGNFNWDEQLIMMIPKVEGAKNREDLSKIYLDWITSLGVVKECRSCQNISGKSYFDKNFDLSWMDNLAVFTPELSRKLRYIEENRAQSNSFYVTKSPRENVEVRNESKYKDFEYPEKNYRLLSLFKYWNTIEYFFPYKYLTDQKWSTVLEEMIPRFEKVNNATEYQLVLLETVIKIDDTHASLYTNKNFEFFGKKYIPAFSNVIENKVVIVGIYNDSLARINDIRKGDIIEEIDGVNALEIMADRKKYVNGSNSNTKAKNYNYQLFNGSTDSVKVKIRRDNDFVLKTVKRYKGSDLKSNLSRTKEKFNLDANNIGYINLANIEANDQEEIMDKLKSTKALIIDLRNYPPLMPYRIARRLSFESKEYVKCLAPDLKYPGRFFWKKSLVIEPLKKSYYRGKVVLLVNEETQSRAEFVTMLLQAGDNVTTIGSQTAAADGDVSRFEFSGFVTAISGLGVFYPDGTETQRKGVKIDIEVRPTVKGIQEGKDEVLEKAKEYLVTEKS
- a CDS encoding S41 family peptidase — protein: MYPYFKKKFIIPAVAAGFLFIGTSFKDDFFEIAKQIEIFTTLFKAVNTNYVDETNPGDLMDKAIKSMLSSLDPYTVYFNEQDVVNFKINNTGEYTGIGALISRKKDRLIVREPYKNYPADKAGLKAGDEIIQIGDVLIADFKDDASQLMKGTKNTKINIKYLRQGQTFTTQLVLDEVDIKSVPFFGKIDAKTGYIVLAHFSRKASNEVKDALEKLKADGATQIVLDLRGNPGGLLNEAIDICNLFVPKNEVIVTTKSRIEKHNNIYKTTKEPVDTSIPLAILVNGRSASASEIVSGALQDLDRAVILGSRSFGKGLVQRSVDLTYGTQLKVTISRYYTPSGRCIQALDYAHKDKNGVAQKTDAKNFNAFKTRKGRTVYDGGGVLPDIELDETKMSPITTALLKNDGIFDYATTYYYKNPNLGDKTPILTDADYSSFKQFLKTNKISFDTESEVALKNMMAAAKNEKIDETIATEYQQLQAALEKSESTLLDKNQKEIRNLILEELIKRYQYQEGLYQYYIKNNSEIKKAVNVLNNQTEYKTILKM
- a CDS encoding GNAT family N-acetyltransferase, with translation MELKWKIKPFEALNVNELYDLLKLRSEIFVVEQNCVYLDLDGKDKKALHLIGEYDGKTVAYVRLFDAGISFDNASIGRVVVDANYRDRKWGHDLMREAIAAIKSNFDKDAITIGAQLYLKKFYESHGFVQTSEMYLEDDIEHIEMVRG
- the rnpA gene encoding ribonuclease P protein component — protein: MNFTYPKNERLKSKTTISLLFSEGKSVSKYPLRLVYAPAEENSPEKIKIGVSVSKKYFKKAVDRNYFKRVLRETYRLNKHLLLDNIPQPYSLMFFYQTKDRLPYEEINTKTIQLFEKFLQQVNKSADSENKTEL